In one window of Vibrio pelagius DNA:
- a CDS encoding aminoglycoside phosphotransferase family protein gives MPCSTTDSPTRLYNAIAYSIHGSERHQVEVIQRLWGGYGELVRLHFPEAQGVTSVIVKHVALPDKTEHPKGWNTQLSHQRKVKSYQVETSWYQGFTQEYDPHCPVPVGLQCQQTEGEWLIVMQDLKTIGFSNISNFDVLASEVEGYSREEVQQRNACLRWLAHFHAKHININPSDVSSLWETGTYWHLATRPDELNVLDDLYLKRNAQKIDKKLKDCPYPTLVHGDAKLANFCFDVENKNAAAVDFQYVGFGCAMKDVALFMGSAIRPRDCAELESEVLKVYFEQLAHALALYRPQLNAVQVEAAWRPMFATAWADFQRFVKGWSPNHWKINPYTEQLTKKALSEMNEQEFVDVR, from the coding sequence ATGCCTTGTTCAACCACAGATTCTCCAACACGATTGTACAATGCTATTGCCTACTCTATTCATGGTTCTGAGCGCCACCAAGTCGAAGTGATTCAGCGCTTATGGGGAGGGTACGGAGAGCTAGTTCGCTTGCACTTCCCAGAAGCACAGGGCGTGACCAGTGTTATCGTTAAACATGTCGCCCTTCCGGATAAAACCGAACATCCAAAGGGGTGGAATACCCAGCTTTCACACCAGAGAAAAGTGAAGTCCTACCAGGTTGAAACCTCTTGGTATCAAGGATTTACTCAAGAGTATGATCCACATTGTCCTGTTCCTGTTGGCCTGCAATGTCAACAAACGGAAGGTGAATGGCTAATTGTCATGCAAGACTTGAAGACGATCGGTTTCTCAAACATATCCAACTTTGATGTGCTAGCGAGTGAAGTTGAGGGTTATAGTCGTGAAGAGGTGCAGCAACGTAATGCTTGTTTACGCTGGCTTGCGCATTTCCACGCGAAACATATCAACATAAACCCGAGTGATGTATCGAGTTTGTGGGAAACTGGTACCTATTGGCATTTGGCAACGCGCCCTGATGAACTGAACGTGCTGGATGACCTATATCTGAAGAGAAACGCACAGAAAATTGATAAAAAGTTGAAGGATTGTCCTTATCCGACACTCGTTCACGGTGACGCCAAGCTAGCCAACTTCTGTTTTGATGTTGAAAATAAAAATGCGGCAGCAGTCGATTTTCAATACGTAGGGTTTGGCTGTGCCATGAAGGATGTGGCGCTGTTTATGGGCAGTGCGATTAGGCCAAGAGATTGTGCCGAGCTAGAGAGTGAGGTGTTAAAAGTCTATTTTGAACAGCTTGCTCATGCGCTGGCACTCTATCGGCCACAATTAAATGCAGTGCAAGTCGAAGCGGCTTGGCGCCCTATGTTTGCAACCGCATGGGCTGATTTTCAACGCTTTGTTAAGGGCTGGAGCCCAAATCACTGGAAGATTAACCCATACACTGAGCAGCTAACGAAAAAAGCGCTCAGTGAAATGAACGAACAGGAGTTTGTTGATGTTCGATAA
- a CDS encoding Lon protease family protein: MAIQRLNSEQLYQVAELEKLPCKSTKELAPIDEIVGQERAQKAVEFAMSIKEKGYNIYAIGRNGLGKRTMILRYLNRHPQEPDQLFDWCYVANFDDIRTPKVLKLPSGVGISLKQDIEKLMRKLLKAMPLAFDNEMYFGRADTLKNQLASKQQVALEAISQEAKEKGINLTITSKGDYQFVAMNGEELHTEETFDQLSVEEQEQFDKSIDALEVGLRTISRELTELEETYTEKIQKLNDDTTRDVITHFIKQLKQDYSKYPEIKKYLTALRKDIVENAEIFLEESSEQAEIATASLDKKLPRRYKVNVLVSQKEQQLPIVVEDNPNYHSLFGYVETATFKGTVFTDFSLIRAGSLHRANGGVLLMDAVKVLEQPYVWDGLKRALRSRQLSLTSLEKEVTLTGAVSLDPEPIPLDVKIILFGDYRTYQLLQHYDAEFGELFRVTADFEDEMKRTADSELHYARFISSIVHDNGMLHCDRKAIARIIEHSSRQAGDQSKLSLHSAHTANLLRESNYVAKSSNSNLIRVGHVEQALANQLLRVGRLQDSVMETFTNGTTLMRVEGEAIGQVNALSVLSTTDHMFGAPNRITATTAYGDGEVIDIERNVDLGGSIHSKGVMILSAYLSSVFGKTAKVPLTTNITFEQSYGGVDGDSASMAEFCAVVSAFSKQPNRQDIAITGSMNQFGESQPIGGVNEKIEGFFDVCEIKGRSNTQGVIIPRSNVHNLMLRSDIVKAVEKGEFNIWAIEHVTEAIELFTGKPAGEPSDEGSYPIDTIFGIAQAKLNALRK; the protein is encoded by the coding sequence ATGGCGATTCAAAGACTCAATTCAGAGCAACTGTATCAGGTAGCTGAACTTGAAAAGTTGCCCTGCAAGTCGACCAAAGAACTGGCTCCCATTGATGAAATAGTCGGACAAGAACGTGCACAGAAAGCGGTCGAGTTCGCTATGTCGATCAAGGAAAAGGGTTACAACATTTATGCGATTGGCCGTAATGGTCTTGGTAAGCGAACCATGATTTTGCGTTACCTTAATCGTCACCCACAAGAGCCTGACCAGTTGTTCGACTGGTGTTATGTCGCGAACTTCGACGATATTCGTACCCCAAAGGTGCTCAAGTTACCAAGTGGTGTGGGTATTAGCTTAAAACAAGACATCGAAAAGCTGATGCGTAAGCTTCTAAAAGCGATGCCGTTGGCGTTCGACAACGAGATGTATTTTGGTCGTGCAGATACACTAAAGAACCAACTTGCGAGTAAACAGCAGGTGGCACTTGAGGCGATCAGTCAAGAGGCCAAAGAGAAGGGCATTAACCTGACCATCACCTCGAAAGGCGACTATCAGTTTGTGGCGATGAACGGTGAAGAGCTGCATACGGAAGAGACTTTCGACCAACTCTCTGTTGAGGAGCAAGAACAGTTCGACAAGAGCATTGATGCACTCGAAGTCGGGTTGCGAACCATCTCTAGAGAGCTCACTGAACTGGAAGAGACCTATACAGAGAAGATTCAGAAGCTCAATGATGACACCACACGCGATGTAATCACTCACTTCATCAAACAGTTGAAGCAGGATTACAGCAAGTACCCTGAGATCAAAAAGTACCTTACGGCACTGCGCAAAGACATTGTCGAGAATGCCGAAATCTTTCTAGAAGAGAGCAGCGAACAGGCGGAAATCGCTACAGCTTCGTTGGATAAAAAGCTGCCTCGTCGCTACAAAGTCAATGTATTGGTCAGCCAGAAAGAACAGCAGCTGCCAATTGTTGTAGAAGACAATCCGAACTATCACTCACTGTTTGGTTATGTGGAAACGGCGACGTTTAAGGGCACGGTATTTACTGACTTCTCTTTGATTCGTGCGGGTAGCTTACACCGCGCGAATGGTGGTGTGTTGCTGATGGATGCAGTAAAGGTGCTAGAGCAGCCTTATGTTTGGGATGGCCTTAAGCGTGCACTTCGCTCACGTCAGTTAAGCCTAACTTCACTTGAGAAAGAGGTTACCTTAACCGGTGCGGTTTCGCTTGATCCTGAGCCTATTCCACTCGATGTGAAAATCATTCTGTTTGGTGATTATCGTACTTACCAACTGCTTCAACATTACGATGCGGAATTTGGTGAGCTATTCCGCGTGACCGCTGACTTTGAAGATGAGATGAAACGAACTGCGGATTCTGAACTGCATTATGCGCGCTTCATTTCGAGCATCGTTCATGACAACGGTATGCTGCATTGTGACCGCAAGGCGATTGCTCGCATCATTGAGCACAGTTCACGCCAGGCAGGTGATCAGAGCAAGCTGTCTCTACACTCGGCGCATACCGCTAATCTGTTGCGTGAGTCGAACTATGTAGCCAAAAGTTCGAATTCGAATCTGATCCGTGTAGGTCACGTTGAACAAGCACTGGCCAATCAATTACTGCGTGTTGGTCGATTGCAAGATAGTGTAATGGAAACTTTCACTAACGGCACAACTCTGATGCGTGTTGAGGGGGAAGCTATTGGGCAGGTGAATGCGTTGTCAGTGCTGAGCACGACTGACCATATGTTCGGTGCGCCGAACCGTATTACAGCGACTACTGCTTACGGTGATGGTGAGGTGATCGATATTGAGCGAAACGTTGATCTTGGTGGCAGCATCCACTCGAAAGGTGTGATGATCTTGTCCGCTTATCTCTCTTCTGTGTTTGGTAAGACCGCCAAAGTGCCGTTGACCACCAACATCACCTTCGAACAGTCGTATGGTGGAGTAGATGGAGACAGTGCGAGTATGGCGGAGTTCTGTGCCGTTGTGTCTGCTTTCTCAAAACAGCCTAACCGTCAAGACATCGCGATTACGGGTTCTATGAACCAGTTTGGCGAGTCGCAGCCGATCGGTGGTGTGAACGAGAAAATCGAAGGCTTTTTCGATGTGTGCGAAATCAAAGGGCGCAGCAATACTCAAGGTGTCATTATTCCGCGTTCAAACGTTCATAACCTGATGCTACGTAGCGATATCGTGAAGGCGGTAGAGAAAGGTGAGTTTAACATCTGGGCTATTGAGCATGTGACTGAAGCGATCGAGCTATTTACGGGGAAACCTGCGGGTGAACCAAGTGATGAGGGCAGTTATCCGATTGATACCATCTTTGGTATTGCTCAAGCGAAACTCAATGCGCTGAGAAAATAG
- a CDS encoding GNAT family N-acetyltransferase yields MQAVKWDQEVQTITVELAPEQYAVVKYQQQGQVLHITSTRVPDELQGQGMGKVMMEAVLPEIEKAGFKIVPVCSYVVHYMARQKQWSHLLADEA; encoded by the coding sequence ATGCAGGCAGTAAAATGGGATCAGGAAGTCCAAACAATAACGGTAGAACTAGCTCCCGAACAGTATGCCGTGGTGAAATACCAGCAACAAGGACAGGTGCTTCACATTACTTCAACTCGCGTTCCGGATGAGCTACAAGGGCAAGGCATGGGTAAAGTGATGATGGAAGCGGTACTTCCAGAGATCGAAAAGGCGGGCTTTAAAATTGTCCCTGTCTGCAGCTATGTTGTGCACTACATGGCAAGGCAAAAACAGTGGTCTCATCTACTCGCGGATGAGGCATAA
- a CDS encoding prolyl oligopeptidase family serine peptidase yields MNNNAYPHTKQQGVSDDYFGTQVKDPYRWLEDDTSEETAAWVESQNALTFGYLSDIPFRDALRERIAKAQDYKKSSQPFVRGEYTYFYKNDGLQNHSILYRRKDGGEPEVFLDPNTFSEDGTTSLGSVSFSKDYSLVAYSISEGGSDWRKIFVIDAETKQQLEPEIVDAKFTGVSWLGNEGFYYSSYDKPDGSHLSARTEQHKLYYHELGTPQSSDKAVFGAKPEQAHRYVHGYTTEDDNYLIILAQESTSGNRMFYIDLSNESQPIHTVVDHVDSDTHLIDNQGSQFILYTNLDAPNGRVVSLDTETQQWNDIIPEREQPLDITTGGGYLLAHYMVDVLSKYEQFDYQGNKVRDIELPAQGAASGLGGEREQTPLYYTFTNYVTPPTIFSFDVETGESKVFEKSQAPFESEQYQSEQVFYSSKDGTRVPMLISYKKGTKLDGSAPTILYGYGGFNVSLPPSFSGNVASWLELGGIYAVPNLRGGGEYGKAWHNAGTQQQKQNVFDDFIAAAEFLIENNYTSSSKLAIRGGSNGGLLVGACMTQRPELFQVALPAVGVLDMLRYHTFTSGEGWAYDYGTSAQSKEMFEYLLGYSPVHNVKEGQSYPATLVTTADHDDRVVPAHSYKFISELQLKHKGEQPVMIRIDVNAGHGAGMPLNKAIDLSADTYAFTLWNMGIKELSA; encoded by the coding sequence ATGAACAACAACGCCTACCCACATACAAAGCAGCAGGGCGTCTCTGACGACTACTTTGGTACGCAAGTAAAGGATCCTTATCGCTGGTTGGAAGATGATACCAGTGAAGAAACGGCTGCTTGGGTAGAGTCGCAAAACGCTCTCACTTTCGGTTATCTGTCAGATATCCCTTTTCGTGATGCCTTGCGTGAGCGCATTGCTAAGGCACAAGACTACAAAAAGAGTTCGCAACCTTTTGTACGCGGTGAGTATACCTACTTCTATAAAAATGATGGGTTACAAAACCACAGCATTCTTTATCGCCGTAAAGATGGGGGCGAGCCAGAAGTTTTCTTAGATCCAAATACCTTCTCAGAAGATGGCACTACTTCATTAGGCTCGGTGTCGTTTTCCAAAGACTACAGCTTGGTGGCTTACAGTATTTCGGAAGGCGGTAGCGATTGGCGTAAGATCTTTGTGATCGATGCAGAAACCAAGCAGCAGCTCGAGCCAGAAATTGTTGACGCAAAGTTCACAGGCGTATCTTGGCTTGGTAATGAGGGTTTTTATTACTCTAGCTACGACAAACCCGATGGTAGTCACCTTTCTGCGCGAACTGAGCAGCATAAGCTCTACTATCACGAGCTAGGAACGCCTCAGAGCAGCGATAAGGCGGTATTTGGTGCCAAACCAGAGCAAGCACATCGTTACGTCCATGGATACACCACAGAAGACGACAACTACCTGATCATTTTGGCTCAAGAGTCGACATCGGGTAATCGTATGTTCTACATCGACCTAAGCAATGAGTCACAACCCATCCACACAGTGGTCGATCACGTCGACAGTGATACCCATTTGATTGATAACCAGGGTAGCCAATTCATTCTGTACACCAACCTTGATGCGCCAAACGGTCGTGTGGTGAGCCTAGATACTGAGACTCAGCAATGGAATGATATTATTCCTGAGCGAGAGCAGCCGCTGGATATCACAACCGGTGGTGGCTATCTATTGGCACACTACATGGTGGATGTGCTGTCAAAGTATGAGCAGTTTGATTACCAAGGTAACAAGGTGCGTGATATTGAATTGCCAGCGCAAGGAGCGGCAAGTGGGCTCGGTGGTGAGCGCGAGCAGACACCGCTTTACTACACCTTTACCAACTACGTGACGCCGCCAACCATCTTCTCGTTTGATGTTGAGACGGGCGAGTCCAAAGTGTTTGAAAAATCACAAGCGCCGTTTGAAAGTGAACAGTACCAGTCAGAGCAAGTGTTCTACAGCTCAAAAGACGGTACACGAGTGCCGATGCTTATCTCTTACAAAAAGGGGACTAAGCTCGATGGCTCTGCGCCAACGATTTTGTATGGCTATGGCGGCTTCAATGTCAGCCTGCCTCCTTCGTTCTCTGGTAATGTCGCGAGCTGGCTGGAGCTTGGTGGTATCTATGCAGTGCCTAACCTGCGTGGCGGCGGTGAATATGGTAAAGCGTGGCACAACGCCGGCACACAGCAGCAGAAACAGAACGTGTTTGATGATTTCATCGCCGCGGCTGAGTTCTTGATAGAGAACAACTACACGAGCTCCAGCAAATTAGCGATTCGAGGCGGCTCTAACGGTGGCTTGTTAGTTGGAGCTTGTATGACTCAGCGCCCTGAGCTGTTCCAAGTGGCTCTGCCTGCGGTTGGTGTACTGGATATGCTGCGCTACCACACCTTTACCTCTGGTGAGGGTTGGGCTTATGACTACGGCACGTCTGCGCAAAGCAAAGAGATGTTCGAGTACCTACTGGGTTATTCACCGGTTCATAATGTTAAAGAGGGTCAATCTTATCCCGCGACATTGGTGACAACGGCGGACCACGATGATCGTGTTGTCCCTGCGCACTCATACAAATTTATCTCTGAACTGCAGCTTAAACACAAAGGTGAGCAACCCGTGATGATTCGTATTGATGTGAATGCGGGCCACGGCGCAGGCATGCCGCTCAATAAAGCGATTGATCTATCGGCAGATACTTACGCTTTTACTCTGTGGAATATGGGGATTAAGGAATTGAGCGCTTAG
- a CDS encoding LysR family transcriptional regulator — translation MRADDLILFSQVVEMGSFSKVAEQNNLTNSVVSKRIARLEEEIGVQLLYRTTRKLTLTEAGKAILHGAKNVKQATQEAMDAVSGFGENVSGHIKMSVPSISGDLILADAVAEFCNMHPGLTVDMSLDNRFVDLVNDGFDLVIRTGYLEDSSLIARHILDSQWVVCASPSYIARNGKPLIPTDLVKHNCLQYAYQTTGASEWQFIREGQGDNKYIVRVSGSFSTDNATALRKAALGGHGIAYVPRCLVYHDIRNGQLVDLFPDIVGKKLGIYAVYPFTRQPPNKIKMLIEHIRARYLAISHYF, via the coding sequence ATGCGTGCAGACGACTTAATCCTGTTTTCACAGGTAGTAGAAATGGGTTCATTTAGTAAGGTTGCCGAGCAAAATAACCTTACAAATTCGGTAGTTAGTAAAAGAATTGCTCGTTTGGAGGAAGAAATAGGTGTTCAATTATTATATCGTACAACGCGTAAATTAACGCTGACTGAGGCGGGCAAGGCGATCTTGCATGGAGCCAAAAATGTGAAGCAGGCAACCCAAGAGGCTATGGACGCTGTTTCAGGCTTTGGTGAAAATGTCAGCGGTCACATCAAAATGTCTGTCCCGAGTATTTCTGGTGATTTGATTTTGGCCGACGCTGTGGCGGAGTTTTGTAACATGCATCCGGGCCTGACTGTCGATATGTCACTCGATAACCGCTTTGTTGATCTGGTAAATGATGGTTTCGACTTGGTGATTCGTACCGGATATCTGGAAGATTCAAGCTTGATTGCGCGCCATATTCTGGACTCGCAATGGGTAGTATGTGCTTCGCCCTCTTATATAGCTCGTAATGGTAAACCACTTATCCCGACTGATTTAGTCAAACATAACTGCTTGCAATATGCCTACCAAACAACCGGCGCAAGTGAGTGGCAGTTCATTCGAGAGGGGCAAGGTGATAATAAGTACATAGTGCGTGTTTCAGGTTCGTTCTCTACAGATAACGCAACGGCGTTGAGAAAGGCTGCGCTAGGTGGGCACGGTATCGCCTATGTACCACGCTGTTTGGTGTATCACGATATCCGTAATGGCCAGCTAGTGGATCTGTTCCCAGATATCGTTGGTAAAAAACTGGGCATCTACGCCGTTTACCCGTTTACCCGTCAACCACCGAATAAGATCAAGATGTTGATTGAGCACATTCGTGCCCGCTATTTGGCTATTTCGCACTACTTTTAA
- a CDS encoding MFS transporter, which produces MFDKTASWKTPQNFLLLISIIVPIAFSSWMALLNNFVVERANFDGADIGLLQSVREIPGFLAFTVVLVLAFIREQRFMLVSLAMLTVGTAITGLFPTLTGLLLTTILMSTGFHYFETLKQSLSLQWLSKEEAPEMLGKMISVGALASLITYSSIWVMLEQLKLDFAWVYGITGGIGFLLVLVMTFGFPEFKTETPQNKKLVLRKRYWLYYALTFMSGARRQIFTVFAGFLMVEKFGYSAGDVTLLFLINYLFNFLFAKRIGKFIGVVGERRALMFEYVGLIGVFVGYGLVQSAEWAAALYVIDHLFFALALAIKTYFQKIADPADMASTAGVSFTINHIAAVVIPVVFGVIWLASPATVFFIGAAMAGVSLLLSLNIPKIPEDGNEVRYFSWR; this is translated from the coding sequence ATGTTCGATAAAACTGCAAGCTGGAAGACGCCGCAGAACTTTTTATTGCTGATTTCGATTATTGTCCCGATCGCGTTTTCTAGCTGGATGGCGCTGTTGAACAACTTTGTTGTTGAGCGAGCTAACTTTGACGGTGCTGATATTGGGTTACTTCAGAGTGTGCGTGAAATCCCAGGCTTTCTTGCGTTTACGGTTGTGCTTGTGTTGGCCTTTATTCGCGAGCAGCGATTCATGTTGGTCTCACTGGCAATGCTGACTGTGGGTACGGCGATCACGGGGCTGTTTCCAACATTGACAGGGCTTCTTCTTACAACGATTTTAATGTCGACAGGCTTTCACTACTTTGAAACCCTAAAACAATCTCTGTCGCTGCAATGGTTGAGTAAAGAAGAAGCGCCGGAAATGCTGGGTAAGATGATCTCTGTAGGAGCATTGGCGTCTTTGATCACTTACAGTTCGATTTGGGTGATGTTGGAGCAACTGAAGCTCGACTTTGCATGGGTTTACGGTATTACCGGTGGGATAGGCTTTTTGCTCGTATTGGTAATGACCTTTGGCTTTCCCGAATTTAAAACCGAGACCCCGCAGAATAAGAAATTGGTGCTGCGTAAGCGTTACTGGCTCTACTACGCATTGACCTTTATGAGTGGTGCTCGTCGACAGATCTTTACCGTGTTTGCGGGATTCTTAATGGTAGAGAAGTTTGGTTATTCTGCAGGCGATGTGACGCTACTGTTCTTGATTAACTATCTATTCAACTTCTTGTTTGCAAAACGTATCGGTAAGTTCATCGGAGTCGTTGGTGAGCGCAGAGCATTGATGTTTGAATACGTCGGTCTAATTGGTGTATTCGTTGGCTACGGTTTAGTGCAGAGTGCTGAGTGGGCTGCTGCGCTGTACGTGATTGATCATCTGTTCTTTGCACTGGCATTGGCGATTAAAACCTACTTTCAGAAGATCGCAGATCCCGCAGACATGGCTTCAACGGCAGGGGTTTCTTTCACCATCAACCATATCGCAGCGGTTGTAATCCCTGTGGTGTTTGGTGTTATCTGGTTGGCATCGCCAGCAACGGTATTTTTTATTGGTGCTGCGATGGCGGGTGTCTCTTTGTTACTGTCTCTGAACATTCCTAAGATTCCAGAAGATGGTAACGAAGTTCGCTACTTTAGCTGGCGTTAG
- a CDS encoding ABC transporter ATP-binding protein — MSDKAILKVNNLSVSFKTNDGIIDAVKGINFTLNQSETLAIVGESGSGKSVSSNALMSLLPDNAIIHPESYIEFEGESILDKSEREMQAVRGDRIGMIFQEPMTSLNPYLRVGIQVAEAIMCHRNVSKAQAKERVLELFDLVHLPNPNQAYTKYPHEFSGGQLQRIMIAMALINEPDILIADEPTTALDVTVQAEVLSLIKEIQAKMGMAILFITHDLGVVKHFADRVLVMCKGELVEEGETVPLFEAPRHEYTRMLINSVPKGSKTPIEESAPQLLEADDIRVKFLVKPHFIKSRCQYFEAVKGISLKLKQGETLGIVGESGSGKSTLGRALIGLLPSTGRIVYKGQDVSLLTDKERHNLKKDVQMVFQDPYGSLSPRMTVGEIITEGLTVHQPHLTKKERLERARKALVEVRLEPNSINRYPHEFSGGQRQRIAIARALILEPSFILLDEPTSALDRSVQLTVIDLLKDIQAKHNIGFLFISHDLSVVKALSDRVLVMQKGEVMEQGTAEDIFQNPQHEYTQKLIDASFDLDEKPKKDAA; from the coding sequence ATGTCAGACAAAGCCATCCTTAAGGTCAATAACCTTTCCGTGAGTTTTAAAACCAATGATGGAATCATTGATGCGGTAAAGGGCATTAACTTCACGCTCAACCAAAGCGAAACCCTAGCGATTGTGGGTGAGTCCGGTTCTGGTAAATCGGTATCTTCCAACGCTCTCATGAGTCTGTTGCCAGATAACGCCATCATACATCCAGAGTCGTACATCGAGTTTGAAGGCGAATCGATTCTCGATAAGTCCGAGCGTGAGATGCAAGCGGTACGTGGTGATCGTATCGGCATGATTTTCCAAGAGCCGATGACGTCGCTAAACCCTTACCTACGTGTCGGTATTCAAGTGGCTGAAGCCATCATGTGTCACCGCAACGTATCAAAAGCGCAAGCCAAAGAGCGTGTTTTGGAGCTATTTGATCTGGTGCACCTGCCGAATCCAAACCAAGCTTATACGAAATACCCGCACGAATTTTCTGGCGGTCAGCTGCAACGCATCATGATCGCTATGGCGTTGATTAATGAGCCAGACATTCTTATCGCTGATGAACCTACAACAGCTCTAGATGTAACGGTACAGGCCGAAGTGCTGTCTCTGATCAAAGAGATCCAAGCCAAAATGGGCATGGCGATCCTATTCATTACCCACGATTTAGGTGTAGTAAAACACTTCGCTGATCGCGTATTGGTAATGTGTAAAGGTGAATTGGTTGAAGAGGGCGAGACTGTGCCGCTGTTTGAAGCACCAAGACACGAATACACGCGCATGCTGATCAACTCAGTGCCAAAAGGTTCAAAAACACCGATTGAAGAGTCAGCGCCACAACTATTGGAAGCAGACGACATTCGCGTGAAGTTCCTCGTTAAGCCACACTTTATTAAAAGCCGTTGCCAATACTTTGAGGCAGTGAAAGGCATCTCGCTTAAGCTTAAGCAGGGTGAAACCTTGGGTATTGTTGGTGAGTCAGGTTCAGGCAAGTCGACCTTGGGCCGTGCTCTAATCGGTCTTCTGCCATCTACCGGCCGCATTGTTTACAAAGGCCAAGATGTGAGTCTGTTAACGGATAAAGAGCGCCATAACCTTAAGAAAGATGTGCAGATGGTGTTTCAAGACCCATACGGCTCCTTGTCACCACGTATGACGGTCGGTGAGATCATCACTGAGGGGTTAACCGTCCACCAGCCTCATCTGACTAAGAAAGAGCGTTTGGAACGTGCACGTAAAGCACTGGTTGAAGTTCGCTTAGAACCGAATTCAATCAACCGCTATCCGCATGAGTTTTCGGGCGGACAACGTCAACGTATCGCGATTGCACGAGCACTTATCCTTGAGCCATCGTTCATCTTACTTGATGAACCAACGTCGGCACTTGACCGTTCAGTACAACTAACCGTGATTGACCTTCTGAAAGACATTCAAGCCAAACACAACATCGGCTTCTTGTTCATCAGTCATGATTTGTCGGTAGTAAAAGCCCTGTCCGATCGCGTATTAGTGATGCAGAAGGGTGAAGTAATGGAGCAAGGTACAGCAGAAGATATCTTCCAAAACCCACAACATGAATACACGCAGAAACTCATCGATGCATCATTCGATCTTGATGAAAAACCAAAAAAAGATGCTGCGTAA
- a CDS encoding PilZ domain-containing protein — translation MNAPLKKSVEPNQSLQDPRNRTVSTINSTDALAMIEHGSELTLNITTPVGSKFLATTKFIGTHSENCILIEVPEVSSDDLDFFFQEGFWMTVRAYSLRGEGALIHFRSQIHHNIGEPFPLLILSTPSTMQVTQLRKETRYEVNLAGKININDQRTDCEIRDLSKSGCRFVTSPTSRNLQVADRVSIEISQDNYNGPLLPPLRGVICNLQKSTHYARYGVEFDEVGRTNARNLLSKLKFDGTKLRLRQG, via the coding sequence ATGAACGCACCACTAAAGAAATCTGTGGAGCCTAATCAGTCACTACAAGACCCACGCAATCGCACCGTATCAACCATCAATAGCACGGACGCATTGGCAATGATTGAGCATGGCAGTGAACTGACTCTCAACATTACCACCCCAGTTGGCAGCAAGTTCCTAGCCACCACCAAATTTATTGGCACTCACAGTGAAAACTGTATCTTGATTGAAGTTCCTGAAGTCTCATCAGACGATCTCGACTTTTTCTTCCAAGAAGGCTTTTGGATGACTGTTCGCGCATACTCCCTTCGAGGTGAGGGCGCATTGATCCACTTTAGAAGTCAGATTCACCACAATATCGGTGAACCATTCCCACTGCTGATCTTGTCGACACCTAGCACCATGCAGGTAACACAGCTGCGTAAAGAGACTCGTTATGAGGTTAATTTGGCTGGCAAGATCAACATCAATGATCAGCGCACCGATTGCGAAATCCGCGACCTTTCAAAGAGTGGTTGTCGATTTGTCACTTCACCGACCTCAAGAAACCTTCAGGTGGCTGACCGCGTTTCGATTGAGATCTCGCAAGATAACTACAATGGCCCTTTATTGCCGCCGTTGCGAGGTGTGATCTGCAATCTTCAAAAATCAACCCACTACGCCAGATATGGCGTCGAGTTTGACGAAGTTGGACGAACGAATGCACGCAACCTGCTGAGCAAATTGAAATTTGATGGAACGAAATTGCGCTTAAGACAAGGTTAA